A stretch of DNA from Tautonia rosea:
GAACCGGTCGGGCACCGTCCGAGGCCGCATGGCCAGTCGCATTATTCCTTGCGCAATCGGTCGATTCGCGTGATTGTCGACCTGTTCGGAGTGGCCTGGCTGATGCGTCGGCCGGTGCGGTTTGAGGTGGCCTCGACGTCGACGGTGTCGTCGCAGCCCTCGCAGCACGCTGCCCCGTCACAGGCGAACCTGGCCAGGCAGGAGGCTTGAGGCATGTCGTGGTTCGGGGGCTACAGCTCGACCGAGGCAATCTGGCTCGGGGTTGGCTTCGCCGGCCAGCTTGCCTTTACCTCGCGGTTTCTGGTGCAGTGGGTCGCCTCCGAGCGCCGGAGAGACTCGGTCGTGCCGATCGCCTTCTGGTGGTTTAGCCTCGCCGGAGGCCTGACCCTGCTCTCTTACGCCATTCACAAGAGAGATCCGGTGATTGTCGTCGGCCAGGCCGTGGGCGTCTTGATCTACACCCGGAACCTGTTCTTGATTTCGCAGGCCCGACGCGATCGGGGTCGCGATTCCTCCTCAGCACTTGCGACCGAGGCGAACCGCTCGGCCGATCTTCGCCCGCATCCGGCCGATCCCCCTCCTGTTCCCAACGCAACTCGGATCGAGTCCTCGGTTTCGGTGGATCGAGCCGCCTGAATAGAGGCTGGACGGCGCACGAAGATCACAATTACCGAGCGAGATTGGCCAAGATGGGCAATCTCGCTCGGCTCTGTTCCAGCTCCGGAAGAGTGCCGGAGAGATTTTGTGTGTGGACCTCAGGATCTCGGTCTCGGAGCGTTCGAGCTCGGCGCGGGCTCTGATTCCCGACTCGGTTCGTCGGTCGATTCGGCGGAGGGGTCGGGCTGCGGCTCTGATTCGAGGACGGCCTTGGCAGCGGCTTCGGCTTCGGCCTGGGCACGATCCTGGAACTTGAGCGAGGCGGAGTTCATGCAGAACCGCAGGCCGGTCGGCCTGGGGCCGTCCTTGAAGACGTGGCCGAGGTGAGCATCACAGACCCGGCACAACACCTCGGTGCGGATCATGAAGTTGCTGCGGTCGGTCTCGGTCTTGACCACGGCCTTGCTGACCGGAGCAAAGAAGCTCGGCCAGCCGGTGCCGGAGTCGAACTTGGTTTTCGAGTCGAAGAGGACCGTGTTGCAGCAGACGCATCGGTAGTAGCCGTCGCCGTGATGGTTCCAGTAGCGGTTCGAGAAGGCCGGCTCGGTGCCCTTGCGTCGGGTGACGTAAAATTCCTGATCGGTCAGAATCTGTCGCCACTCGGCATCGGTTTTCATGACCCTGGTTCCTTTGGTCGGAGTCGTCTTGGATTTCGGGGCGGATTGGCCTGGGGCCTGAGAACCCTTCGGCTCGTCCCCTCCAGCCTGGACGGCCGCCAGCGCGGCAATCGCCAGCACGGCGGCCCCGACAGCCAGGAATCGCGTCGTCATCATGATCCTCCGTTGCGGGATGAGACAGTTTTCTCGGGGTGATCTCCCCTCTCTTGTATTCTAATGACCCCGCAACGGCCAATCGACCGAAACTCGCAAGTCTCCTTCTCCCTCGCAGACTCAACGCCCCGGATCGGGTATCCAAAATGAGCCAGAGCCGGATCGCCGCGGCTGATCTGGACCCGCTCGTTCGGCAACTCAATCCGCAGGGTGTCCCGCTCGAGGTCCCAGGGGATCTGGTTTTCTCCCAGACTGCTCGCGGCGGAAGGCCTTCGACTCTTCGCCTCCCGATCCACCGGCAACGAGATCGACGCGGCAAACCTCCACGGTGCTTAATCCTCCCAGGGCGAGGCGACTCCCGTCATTCGAGATGGCCATGGCACAGAAGCTGCGCCCAGGGAAATCAGACCGGTGCTCGACGCGGAGCGTCTCGGCATCAAGCTGCCAGAGCTCCTCCTGATCGACCCGAGCCAGGAGCGATCGGCCATCGGGCGTGGGGACCATGACCTCGAACGGGCAACGCTCCGTCCGCACGCCCCCGTCGGGGCCGAGGTCCCACCTCTGGACGGACCACTCGTAAAGGCTCGCCCAGTTGAGTGCCATGCTATCGGCCGAGAAGACCAAGGGCTTGAGGCAGCCAGGCTTGCAAAAGGTTGAGGCCACGAGAACGCCTGTCTCCGCGTCCCAGAGATTCACCACGCCGTCGGCCCCAGCCGAGGCGAGCCATCGGCTGTCGGGCGAGAAGGCCAGGGCAGTGACCGCGCCCCGGTGGTCGTCGAGGTCCAGCAGCGGCCTGCCGGTCTCCGTCTCCCAGAGGGTGAGACGGCCCTTCGATTGGGCCGAGGCGAGCCATCGGCCGTCGGGCGAGAAGGCCAGGGCCTGGACGGAGGTGCCACTCCCCTCGAAACGACCAAAGTCCCGGCCGGTCCGCCAGTCCTTGAACCGGATCGAGCCGTCGAGGCATCCCAGGGCGACCGTGTCGCCCTGCGGGTCGAAGGCGAAGCACCGGATGTTCAGATCGTCGCCTCCCATAATGGCCCTGAGGCCTCCGCCCTCGGCTTTCCAGAACGTCAGGCAGCCTGTTGCTCCTAGCGTGGCCACCTGCGAGTCGTCCGGCGTGAAGGCGATGGTGGAGATTGGCTGTTTGCACCGGCCGATAACCCGGGCGCCCTGGCCCGCTTCCCCCGGCCAGTCGAAGGCCTCCCCGAACCCGATCACAGCCGCGACGACGCCCACCACGGTCAGGCACCATCCCGGGGTCAGGATGCTCACATGGGCGCAGTGGCCCGCCCGAGATGGGCCGTGCGGGTCGAATCCGCCGCGACCTTCCGCTCGATCGATCTTCTGGAGAAACATCAATGTTCACCCTTTCACTCATTGCAAAAAAATCACACTCGCACACTCACGGAAGAGTCGGTGTCAATTCTCGAGGGCGTACGCATGGACCTCGGGATGAGCCCGCGTCCTCGACCGGCGGGTCCCGGCCCAGCGCATCTCAGGTCACTCGTGGGACGCAGTGGCCTTTGGGTACCGTGCCGTGTCGTACGCGGTGAGGACCGTGCCACGATCGCGGTGGATCGTGAACGTCTCGCGGTAGAGCTCTCGGCCACTCCGCGTCATGGTTAGCTCGTGTTCGCCCGGGGGGAGTTTGCAGACGATCGGGCTGAGATCGTGCGGCTGCGAGACCACGAACACCCGGCCCCCGACGCTCACCTCAACCGCCGATTCCGTCACATGGACGATCGCCGTGCCATGCGGAGGGCCGATAAGCTCAACAATCCATCCCAGACACGACACACCGAGAACGCATGCAACAACACTTCTCATAAAAATGATTCTCAACGAAACAGGCATCACATCATCCTCTTTTCACACGGTTAGCCCGACGCGCAGGCCTTGACGACTGCGGCGAGGACGATCGGCCGGTGCTGTTCCTGGGTGTCGCCCGGCGCACTGCGCCCCCCAACCCGCAAGGCCTCCGCGACACAACGCGGAGCCCTCCGACCAGAAGTGCTTCAAGCCTCTACCGCACGAATCTCGCGGCGACGGAGATTCACAGCGTGATTTGCCGGTTCACTCGGGCTTCGACACAACTTCGGACACATGGCTCGCCCTCTCGAATTCCGGTGCTTACGATTCCTCCACCAAGGACTCAGCCTGGGTGCGGAAGAATTTCACGATGTCTGACCAGGTGTCGCGTTTCGTCTCCGGGTCTCGTGCGTGCTCAAGACATTCGGCGGCCCGAGCCAGGTCGCCGAGACGGGCGTGGGTCTCGGCCAGAGCGAACCAGTGGAGGTCTTTGCCACCCTCCCAGTCCGGCTGCTGCTCCGAGGTCCGAAATGCTTGCAGTGCCTCATCGAGCCGGCCGGTGCGGCAGAGGAACGCGCCTTTCACGGACCAGCTGTACCAACCCTCGTTAATTTCGACAGCCTCCTCAATCGACTGATCGGCCAGTGCCGAGTCGAAGGCGACCGGGATGGTGGTCAGGATCAGCGTCAATTTCTCAAGCGTGATCGCGCGTCGCGAACGTTGGTAGGGGTCGAGGTCGATCGGGGTCGCCAGGATCTCGCGGAGCCATCGCTCGCAGAAGTCCCGGATCGCGGCTGAGTTCCCGATCTGCTGGTACAGGTGCAGCTGATGACCGAGCGCGCTCGAGGTCTGAATGTGGGTCGCTCCGAAGGTCTGCCGATGCCCCTCCGCGACCTCATGGTACAGCCGGGTCGCCTCCTCCGTCCGTCCCATTTGTCGCATGAGACTGCTGAGGTGCTTCAGGCTTTGCAGCGTGCTGGGGTGCATCGGGCCGAGTGTAAGCCGTCGGCCCTCCGCCGCCTGACGCAACGCACGCTCGGCGCCCTGGAAATCGCCCCGAGCGTAATAGGCCAGCCCGAGCTCATTGAGCGTGTCGAGCGTGTCGGTATGTAGTGGGCCGAGTCGACGGACCTGCCCGGCACGTGCCGAATTGAGCAGTGCCAGGGGTTCGACCGTCCGGGGAGTCCCCAAACTTCTGATCAGATGATGCGGGAGAGTCTTCGACGGGTACCGGCTTGCCTTGGCGACCAATTCTCGGGTCAACTCGCCCCTGATCACATAGGCCAGCGCGGTCATTGAGGCCAGTGACTGGGGATGCTCCGGACCGAGAACGCGGAGGCGGGCCTCCAGCACCCGGCGTGCGATCGGCTCGGCGTCGTCGTACTTCTCAGAGCCGATGGCCACCGGGCAGAGGGCGTAGACCAGAAGTGCCTCGGCCGAAAGCGTCTCGGGATGGTCGGGGCCCAGAAAGCTCGTTCGCAACGCGGCGACGCGGCGAAGATGACCGGCGGCCTCGTCATAACGGCCGAGATCGGAATAGGCCCGCCCCAGGGCCTCTCGCGCCGCCGCCTCGACCAGCGGCTGGTGACCGAACCGGGCGGGGATCGCCTCCTCACCGGCTGCGAGCAGGTCGTGGATGGTGGGAGTCCGGCCCTGGGTCTTCGCGGGGGCCGCGGCGCCGAAGACGTCGTTGACGAGATAATCGATCACGAGCCGCGATTCCTCCAGCGCCGCCGTCGCCTGGCGCTCGGCCCGCAACGCCCGAGCCGCCTGCCAGGTGCTGGCGGCCGTGCCCAGCAGCAGGGCCAGCATCACCAGTGCGGCGGTCGTCAGCGCGGCCCGATTTCGCCGGGCGAACTTGCCGAAGCGGTAGACTGCTGACGGCGGGCAGGCCGCGACGGCCTCGCCGTCGAGGTGGCGCCTCACGTCGGCCGCGAACGCCCCGGCCGACTCGTAACGCCACCGGCGGTCCTTCTCCAGCGCCTTCAACGTGATCCAGTCCAGCTCTCCGCGCACGAGTCCCCCCAGCCGCCGCAGGTCGCTGCCGCGATCGACCCCGACCGCCGTCTGGATCTTGCTCATCGTGCTGATCCGCGAGCTGGGCGTCGTCGGCTCGTGCTCGCGGATGAGCCGACGGATCTCGTCCGGCCCCGCCGATCGGAGGCTCTCACGGTCGAACGGCGTCGAGCCGGTCAGCAACTCGTAGAGCAGCACGCCGAGGCTGTAGACGTCGCTCCGGGTATCGACGTCGAGGCCGCTCAGCTCGGCCTGCTCGGGGCTCATGTAGAGCGGCGTGCCGAGCAGCTGCCCGAAGCTGGTGAACATCGTCTTGTCGGTGAGGCGCTGGTCGGTGGCCTTGGCGATGCCGAAGTCGATGACCTTGGGCACCGGCACACCGTCGTGCAACGTGACCAGGATGTTCGAGGGCTTCAGGTCGCGATGGATGACCCCCTTCTGGTGGGCGTGCTGGACGGCGCGGCAGACCAGAACGAACAGCTCCAGCCGATCGGGGATCGACAGCCGCGCCCGGTCGCAATAGTCGGTGATCGGAATCCCCTTGACCAGCTCCATGACGAAGTAGGGGCGGCCATCGGCGGTGGTGCTTGCGTCGAGAACGTGGGCGATGTTGGGGTGATCCATCAGGGCGAGGGCCTGACGCTCGACCTCGAAGCGGGCGATGATCTGCTTCGAGTCCATGCCTGGCTTGACCACTTTCAGGGCGACCCGGCGCCGGACCGGCTTGGTCTGCTCGGCCAAGTAGACGGTGCCCATGCCCCCCTCGCCGATGCCTTCGAGCAGCGTGTAGGGGCCAATGACCGTGCCGGGGCCGTCGAGCGGCGGCGAGGTTGGGAAGGTCGCGGCGAGCGTCGTGTCCAACCCGTTGGCAGGGGATTCGAGGAAGCTCCCAGCCTCGGGATGAGCGGCGAGCAGCCGATCGACGCGGCGGCGCAACTCCGTGTCCAGGCCGCAGACGGAGTCGAGGTAGACGGCACGGTCCTCGGGTGACTCACGCTCCAGAGCGGCGAAGAAAATCTCGTCGATGTTCAGCGTATGCGAGATCATCGAGGGCCTCCCTCGCCTTGCGGTTGCGATGGCGCTCTATCTCATCATGCGAAGAACAGGGCCGGCGCGCCTCATGAGCCGGACGATTTTTTCGGCGATTCGGGGTGGGCCAGGTCGTTCTTCAGCTCGCTGTAAAGCCAGGCCTTGGCGTAAGCCCATTGGCGCACGGCGGTTGCGCGGGAAACACCCAGGGCCTCGGCGGCCTCGTCGAGTGAGAGTCCGGCGAAGTAGCGGAGCTTGACCAGGGCGGCCTTGGGCGGGTCTTCGGCCTCGAAGCGAGAGAGGGCCTCGTCGAGGGCGAGCAGGTCGTCGATGGGGGACGGTGTGGTCACGTCGGCCTTGTCCAGGTCGACCCGAGCGAGGGCTCCGCCATGCTTCTCGGATTGCTTCCGGCGGACATTCTCGATCAGGATGCGGCGCATGGCCTCGGCCGCCGCGGCGAAGAAGTGGGCCCGGCTGTCCCAGCACGCGGAGTCCTCGTCGCCGACCAGGCGGAGGTAGGCCTCGTGCACGAGGGCCGTCGCCTGGAGCGTCTGACCGGGTTTCTCCTGAGTCAGTTTTCGGGCCGCCAGTTTGCGCAGCTCGTCGTAGACCAGTGGCAAGAGCCGCCCAGCCGCTTGCGGATCGCCATGCTCGATGTCTGAGAGGATGCGCGTGACGTCACTCATGGACGTTCGCTCGCAGACTGTATGGGGGGGAGAGGTCCGCCGCCGCGGACCGGGCCTTGTCCGGATCGCTTGGGGTCGGCAGTCATCCAGCTTAGTCATGATCCAGCCAGGGTCATAGAGGGTCGGCGGCGCAGGCAGAGCCCGCCGATGGACAGTCGGGCGTCTCGGGACAATAATGGCGCCTTCAATCCCCGACCCGAGCCCCCTCGACGCCCCGAGGGGACGACGACCGCTCTGGACGCCGACCCGACGCGACCCATCATGCGCACCTCCTCGACTGCGATTCGAAGCCTGCTGGCCGGTGATGTGCCGACCGGCTCGCATGTGACCCTTGCCGGCTGGATTCGGACCCGGCGCGACTCGAAAGCGGGCTTGTCGTTCCTTCAGGTGCACGACGGCTCAAGCTTCGACCCGGTGCAGGTCGTGGCCGAGGCCACCTTGCCCAACTATGCCGACGAAATCGCCCACCTGACCACCGGATGCGCCGTGGTGGTCGAAGGGACGCTCGTCCCTTCGCAAGGGAAGGGGCAGACGGTCGAGGTGAAGGCCGATCGGGTCGAGGTGGTCGGTACGGTGGACGACCCGGACACCTACCCGGTCTCGGCCAAGCGGCACACGTTCGAGTTCCTCCGCACGGTCGCCCACCTGAGACCGAGGACGAACACGTTCGGCGCGATTGCCCGGGTCCGGCACACGCTGTCGATGGCTGTGCATCGTTATTTTCATGAGCACGGGTTTTTCTGGATCCATACGCCGATCATCACGGCCAGCGACGCCGAAGGGGCCGGGGCGATGTTCCGCGTCTCGACGCTGGATCTGGCCAATTTGCCCCGAGCCGAAGGAGGGGGGATCGACTTTGGCGAGGACTTCTTCGGTAAGCCGAGCTTTTTGACCGTCTCGGGGCAGCTTAATGTCGAGGCGTATTGCCTGGCCTTGAGCAAGGTCTACACGTTCGGCCCGACCTTCCGCGCCGAGAACTCGAACACGACGAGGCACCTGGCCGAGTTCTGGATGATCGAGCCGGAGATCGCCTTCGCTGACCTGGCCGCCAATGCCGACCTGGCCGAGGACTTCCTCAAGTCGATCTTCCGGACCCTGCTCGACGAGCGGGCCGACGACATGCGCTTCTTTGCGGAACGGATCGACAAGGATTGCATCAATCGGGTCGAGGCGTTCATCAACTCCAGTTTTGAGCGCATGGATTACACCGATGCAATCACCGCGCTGGAAGCGGCCATTGCCAAGGGGAAGAAATTCGAGTTTCCGGTCCGTTGGGGGATTGACCTCCAGTCGGAGCACGAGCGCTACCTGACCGAAGATCTGGTCGGCCGCCCGGTGGTGGTAATGAATTATCCGAAAGACATCAAAGCCTTCTACATGCGATTGAACGATGACGACCGTACCGTGGCCGCGATGGACGTGCTCGCACCGGGAATCGGCGAGATCATCGGCGGCAGCCAGCGCGAGGAGCGGCTGGAGGTGCTCGATGCCCGGCTGGCCGAGCATCATCTCGACCCCGCCGCTTATTCCTGGTATCGCGACCTTCGGCGATACGGCACTGTCCCGCATGCAGGGTTTGGCCTCGGCTTCGAGCGGACCATTCAGTACGTGACGGGCATGGCCAACATCCGGGATGTCATCCCCTTCCCCCGGACACCCGGGAACGCCGACTTCTGAAACCAACGACAACCGCACACACTTCGATTTTCTGACCTCTCCGGAGCCTGCTCGCCGATGTCCACGACCCCCGATCGTCCCGCCCGGCCGCTTCGCTGGGGCATTCTCGGTTGTGCCCGGATCACCCGCCAGGGGCTGGTGCCGGGCATCAACGCCTCGCAGTTCGGCACCGTGCAGGCGCTCGGCAGTCGGAATGAGGGGCTGGCACGATCCTGGGCCGAGGAGTTCGGGATTCCGGCCTCGTACGGATCGTATCAAGGTGTGCTCGATGACCCGAACGTCGATGCCGTGTACATCCCCCTGCCCAACGAGCTGCACCTGCCCTGGGTCTTGCTCGCGGCCGAGGCCGGCAAGCACGTCCTCTGCGAGAAGCCGATGGCCGTCAACGCGGACGAGGCCGCGCAGATGGTCGAGCATTGCCGATCGCACAAGGTCATGCTCATGGAAGCCTTCATGTGGCGACACCAGCCCCGCACAAAGGCCCTGCTCGACCTGGTCCGCAAGGGAGAGCTTGGCACCCTACGGTTCGTCCGGTCGTCGTTCTCGTTCTCGATCGACCCGGCCGACTGGCGGACCGATCCGACGAGGGGAGGGGGGGCGCTCTGGGATGTCGGCTGCTACGGAGTGAGCACCTGTCGGCTGTATGCTGGGGCCGAACCGGTCGCCATCCAGTCGGTCAAGCGGATCGGTCCGTCGGGCGTCGATCTCAGCCTGGCCGCGCAGCTGGTTTTCCCGAACGGAGTGATCGGCCTGGTCGATTGCAGCTTCGAGGCCCCGTTCCGTTGCGAATATGAACTGGTGGGCACGAAGGGATCGATCAAGGTTCCCGAGGCCTATCTCCCCCCCGCGCACCCGATCGCCTTGCGGTTCGATTCCGGCTCGAACATTCACGGCACTGCGCCCGAAACCCTCACCTTCGAGGGGACGGATCAATACGCCTGCATGGTCGATTCGTTCGCCCGGTCGGTCGAGGCCGGAATGCTCCAAGGTCCTTCGGAGGACGGATTGCTCCAGATGCAAACGCTTGACCGCATTCAGTCGGCCGCAATGCTCGTCACCGGCTGAGGCGATTCCTGGGTGTTTGCGGCGGTACGACCTGACTGAGGCCCCCCTCCCTCGGCCTCCGGCCACCCTCTCCCCCCGACGGCGGGGGAGAGGGTTGAGCGTGGCCTTGCGATGATGGGCGAGGCAGAGGCCGGCGTAATCGCTGCTCAGACATCAGGGCAGGATGTAGACCGTCGGCTCCAGGACGCGGACGGTCGTCGGCACATACGAGCGGACGACCGGCGACGAGGTGATGACCCCGGTGGAGACCACCGGATACGAGCGGCTCACGTAAGTCGTCGGCACCACACCCGGATCGTAGGTGACGTACCTCGAGGCGATGACCGAGCCGGTCGGCACGGTTTCGATGTAGCGGGTGGCGACCACCGGCTCGCTAATGATCGTGCCCGAGGACACGACGGTGGTGGTCGGAACCACGCTGACGGTCGGAACCAGTCGGGTTTCGATCGACCTCGGCCGACCAAACAGCCCGTAACGAACGGTGGAGACCTCGGCCCACTGGCCGTTCGCCGTGTTGGTGTCGGTCGCCACCATGCCGAAGGCCAGCAACGCCAGCCCTGCTGTCATCCACGATGCCCGTTTCATTGATCCCCTCTCTTTCCTCGATCGAGGCCACTCGGATCGGGAACGCGTTGCCTGGCCGGGCCGTCGAAAACGTCCGGCAACCGATCAGGGCCAGCCCCCCGGAAACGGAACAACCCCGCCCACGCTGCGCGGCGATCGTGCAACATGGCCGGGGCTCCCATGGCCGGATCGGCCTCGCCCTTCGCGAGCAGAGACACGTCCCTTCATTTTCATCGTATCCCGGGCCGAGCTCGGCCGCCAGTGCTCACCGCGACACGGCATGGCCCCGGCGACTCGGCCCGGCTAGGATAAGCGATCGACAAACGAGGCCAGGAAAGGAACGAGGTCGCACATGATGACTTCAGAGAACCATCTGACGCGTCGATCGGCGCTGCGAAGCCTGGGAATGTCGGCCGGGGTGGCGATCGGCTCGGCGCTTTGTCCGGAATCGGCCGTGGCGCGGCAGGTGGGTTCCGATCCGAAGCCGGTGGCGGGGGTGGTCACACGCTACAACAACGGCTTGCATGCGGACGTCTTGCTCAGCCGAATTCTTCAAGGTTGGCGGAACGACGGAGGCCCCGGCCCGGCCCTGAGCCTTTCTGCGATTTATCTCGATCAGGTTGAACCCGGCGACCTCGGGCCGAAACTGGCAGCCAAGTACGGCGTGCCGATCGTGCCGACGATCGAGGAGGCCCTGACGCTCGGCACCGGCCAGATCGCGGTCGATGGGGTCATCAGCATCGGCGAGCACGGCTCGTATCCGTACAACGAGAAGGGGCAGCACCTTTATCCCCGGAGGCGGTTCTTCGAGGGGATCGCCCAGATCTTCGAGCGGTACGGGCGGGTCGTTCCGGTCTTCAGCGACAAGCATCTGGGCCCAACCTGGGACGATGCGCTCTGGATGTACGAGACGGCCCAGCGGCTCGGTATTCCGCTGATGGCCGGCTCGTCGTTGCCGCTCAGCTACCGATCGCCCGACCTGACCTTGCCGATGGCCTGCGACCTTGAAGCCGCCGTTGGGGTGGGATACTCGGGCCTGGATATCTATGGAATTCATACGCTGGAGCTGTATCAATCCCTCGTTGAGCGTCGCACAGGGGGCGAGACGGGGGTCAATTCGGTCACCTGCCTGAGCGGCGAGGCGATCGGCGAGGCGATTGCTCAGGGTCGCGTGCGCCGGGAGCTGCTCGATGCGGCCTTGCGGGTCGCCCCCGAGGCGTCGAGCTTCGACCCGCAATCGTTCCAAACCGAAGGCTCGGCCCTCTTTCTGTTCGACTATCGCGACGGATTTCAGGGGGCGGTCCTGATGCTCGAAGGGGTGGTGACCGGATGCCGGGTGGCGGTGCAGCTTCGGGGAGAGAGTGAGGCCCTCGCGACCCGAGCCGAGGAGCGGACCGAACCGCATTACCCTCACTTCGCCTTTTTGTTGCACGCCATCGAGCAGATGATCCATACCGGCCGACCGACCTATCCGGTCGAGCGGACCCTGCTGACCGCCGGAATCCTCGACCGGGCCCTGACCTCGCGCGCCGAACAGGGCCGAATCCTCGAAACCCCTGAACTCGCGATCTCCTACACTCCCGCCAACTACCCCCACGCCCCCAACCCGCCCTTACCCGTCTCGTGATCTGGTCAGGGAAGGAGAACGGTCTGGTCTTCGGGCGTGTTCTCCCCCGGCACCCGGGGTGAATCTGGGCGGAGAAGAATCGGAAGCGCTGGCGGAAGAGGGGGATGATTGGTGGTTGGAGGCGGGTTCCTTCTGTTCGTTCCGCGCGAAGTGAACGCTCAGATGTTGAATTTTTTTCACCCGCTGTTTCGCTCCACGCGGGGCACCCCAACCAGGGAGGAACGATCGACCTCTCACTGAGCGCGGTGGGGCGAACAGGGAGAATTAAGCACGCAGAACGAGTCTAGGAAGAACAGAACCAACACAACAATTCCCAAAATTTTCCTGAAAAATCCAGGGAATCGTGATCTCAGCGATTCAACTCCGGGGCATCGGCATGCCGCTATACCTGGCGAAACATGGATGAGTGCGATGCAAATACGATGACCTCAAGATGTTCTGCAAGCGATTGCGATCTGCTTCCCGAAATCGGGGTGGAATTCACGAATCGTTCTGAGAAAATCCTTGAAGGTGAAATCAGAAGGTGCTAGGGTTTCCAATTGGTTTGGGCGCAAACAACGCCCGACCGGCCAAAGAACCCAGGGTTTTCTTACCCAAAAAACTGGGTTCAACCTGTTACAACTCCCCGGCGATTCGGGGTTGAGATGAGCCTCTCACGGTAGAGGAGCGATAATGCACCGATTGATGTCCCGTCTTTTTGCTGGTCTTTCGCTGGCGGCTCTGATGAGCCTGACCCTGTCGGGCTGTGGTGGCGGGGCCACCCAGACCGGAACAGCTCCCGAACCGCACTCGGCAACCGTGGGTGGCGGCCATGGTGAGGTTGGCGGTGCCGCCGGTCCGGACGCCCCTGGCGGCCAGTAACGCGTGACGACACGTCATGCGAAGTGATGACCGGCCGGAGGACCTTCACCTGGACTCCGGTCGCAGAACCCAGCTGCCGGTTGAATTTCGTGGCCGGCAGGCGTTCTCGCAATCATCCTCGAAGTCGATTTTCGATCCTCTCGTTCTGTTCTTCCTGATCTGATCGATTTCAAAGGACGATTCTCAGGTCGTTTCTTCCTCTCCTTTCTTTCGTTCCGCCTGTCTTCCAGACGGTCTTTTCCATATCGGAGACTCATTTAATGACAAAGCGTTCGCACAACCGCGGCTTCACGCTCATCGAGCTGCTGGTGGTCATCGCGATCATCGGCGTGCTTATCGCCCTCTTACTTCCGGCCGTTCAGGCGGCGCGTGAGGCGGCTCGTCGGGCCCAGTGCTCGAACAATCTGAAGCAAATCGGCCTGGCGATGCACAACTACGAGAGCACCCACGGGTGCTTCGCACCGTGGTCGATCAACCCGTCGCCGATTGATAGCTGGGGCTGGACGCCGAGCGGCCACCTGTCGCTGCTCCAGTTTATCGAGCAGGGCAACATGTTCGCGGCTTACAACGCCGGAGCGGTGCACCCGAATGCCCAGGGTAGCCTGTTCTATGCGATGAACACGACCGTGTTCAACACGCAGC
This window harbors:
- a CDS encoding lipid-A-disaccharide synthase N-terminal domain-containing protein yields the protein MSWFGGYSSTEAIWLGVGFAGQLAFTSRFLVQWVASERRRDSVVPIAFWWFSLAGGLTLLSYAIHKRDPVIVVGQAVGVLIYTRNLFLISQARRDRGRDSSSALATEANRSADLRPHPADPPPVPNATRIESSVSVDRAA
- the msrB gene encoding peptide-methionine (R)-S-oxide reductase MsrB, whose translation is MMTTRFLAVGAAVLAIAALAAVQAGGDEPKGSQAPGQSAPKSKTTPTKGTRVMKTDAEWRQILTDQEFYVTRRKGTEPAFSNRYWNHHGDGYYRCVCCNTVLFDSKTKFDSGTGWPSFFAPVSKAVVKTETDRSNFMIRTEVLCRVCDAHLGHVFKDGPRPTGLRFCMNSASLKFQDRAQAEAEAAAKAVLESEPQPDPSAESTDEPSRESEPAPSSNAPRPRS
- a CDS encoding WD40 repeat domain-containing protein, which translates into the protein MFLQKIDRAEGRGGFDPHGPSRAGHCAHVSILTPGWCLTVVGVVAAVIGFGEAFDWPGEAGQGARVIGRCKQPISTIAFTPDDSQVATLGATGCLTFWKAEGGGLRAIMGGDDLNIRCFAFDPQGDTVALGCLDGSIRFKDWRTGRDFGRFEGSGTSVQALAFSPDGRWLASAQSKGRLTLWETETGRPLLDLDDHRGAVTALAFSPDSRWLASAGADGVVNLWDAETGVLVASTFCKPGCLKPLVFSADSMALNWASLYEWSVQRWDLGPDGGVRTERCPFEVMVPTPDGRSLLARVDQEELWQLDAETLRVEHRSDFPGRSFCAMAISNDGSRLALGGLSTVEVCRVDLVAGGSGGEESKAFRREQSGRKPDPLGPRAGHPAD
- a CDS encoding serine/threonine-protein kinase; protein product: MISHTLNIDEIFFAALERESPEDRAVYLDSVCGLDTELRRRVDRLLAAHPEAGSFLESPANGLDTTLAATFPTSPPLDGPGTVIGPYTLLEGIGEGGMGTVYLAEQTKPVRRRVALKVVKPGMDSKQIIARFEVERQALALMDHPNIAHVLDASTTADGRPYFVMELVKGIPITDYCDRARLSIPDRLELFVLVCRAVQHAHQKGVIHRDLKPSNILVTLHDGVPVPKVIDFGIAKATDQRLTDKTMFTSFGQLLGTPLYMSPEQAELSGLDVDTRSDVYSLGVLLYELLTGSTPFDRESLRSAGPDEIRRLIREHEPTTPSSRISTMSKIQTAVGVDRGSDLRRLGGLVRGELDWITLKALEKDRRWRYESAGAFAADVRRHLDGEAVAACPPSAVYRFGKFARRNRAALTTAALVMLALLLGTAASTWQAARALRAERQATAALEESRLVIDYLVNDVFGAAAPAKTQGRTPTIHDLLAAGEEAIPARFGHQPLVEAAAREALGRAYSDLGRYDEAAGHLRRVAALRTSFLGPDHPETLSAEALLVYALCPVAIGSEKYDDAEPIARRVLEARLRVLGPEHPQSLASMTALAYVIRGELTRELVAKASRYPSKTLPHHLIRSLGTPRTVEPLALLNSARAGQVRRLGPLHTDTLDTLNELGLAYYARGDFQGAERALRQAAEGRRLTLGPMHPSTLQSLKHLSSLMRQMGRTEEATRLYHEVAEGHRQTFGATHIQTSSALGHQLHLYQQIGNSAAIRDFCERWLREILATPIDLDPYQRSRRAITLEKLTLILTTIPVAFDSALADQSIEEAVEINEGWYSWSVKGAFLCRTGRLDEALQAFRTSEQQPDWEGGKDLHWFALAETHARLGDLARAAECLEHARDPETKRDTWSDIVKFFRTQAESLVEES
- a CDS encoding ECF-type sigma factor, whose translation is MSDVTRILSDIEHGDPQAAGRLLPLVYDELRKLAARKLTQEKPGQTLQATALVHEAYLRLVGDEDSACWDSRAHFFAAAAEAMRRILIENVRRKQSEKHGGALARVDLDKADVTTPSPIDDLLALDEALSRFEAEDPPKAALVKLRYFAGLSLDEAAEALGVSRATAVRQWAYAKAWLYSELKNDLAHPESPKKSSGS
- the asnS gene encoding asparagine--tRNA ligase is translated as MRTSSTAIRSLLAGDVPTGSHVTLAGWIRTRRDSKAGLSFLQVHDGSSFDPVQVVAEATLPNYADEIAHLTTGCAVVVEGTLVPSQGKGQTVEVKADRVEVVGTVDDPDTYPVSAKRHTFEFLRTVAHLRPRTNTFGAIARVRHTLSMAVHRYFHEHGFFWIHTPIITASDAEGAGAMFRVSTLDLANLPRAEGGGIDFGEDFFGKPSFLTVSGQLNVEAYCLALSKVYTFGPTFRAENSNTTRHLAEFWMIEPEIAFADLAANADLAEDFLKSIFRTLLDERADDMRFFAERIDKDCINRVEAFINSSFERMDYTDAITALEAAIAKGKKFEFPVRWGIDLQSEHERYLTEDLVGRPVVVMNYPKDIKAFYMRLNDDDRTVAAMDVLAPGIGEIIGGSQREERLEVLDARLAEHHLDPAAYSWYRDLRRYGTVPHAGFGLGFERTIQYVTGMANIRDVIPFPRTPGNADF